In one window of Rhinoderma darwinii isolate aRhiDar2 chromosome 7, aRhiDar2.hap1, whole genome shotgun sequence DNA:
- the LSM3 gene encoding U6 snRNA-associated Sm-like protein LSm3, translated as MADDGEQQPTTNTVEEPLDLIRLSLDERIYVKMRNDRELRGRLHAYDQHLNMILGDVEETVTTIEIDEETYEEIYKSTKRNIPMLFVRGDGVVLVAPPLRVG; from the exons ATGGCGGATGATGGGGAGCAG CAACCGACCACGAATACTGTAGAGGAGCCTCTGGATCTGATCCGGCTGAGCTTAGACGAGCGCATTTATGTGAAGATGAGGAACGACCGCGAGCTCAGGGGACGGTTGCAC GCCTATGATCAACACTTAAACATGATACTGGGGGATGTAGAAGAAACCGTGACCACCATAGAGATCGACGAGGAAACCTATGAGGAGATCTACAAG TCCACGAAGAGGAACATCCCCATGCTTTTTGTTAGGGGCGATGGCGTTGTACTGGTAGCTCCTCCCTTGAGGGTCGGCTGA